A region of Paractinoplanes abujensis DNA encodes the following proteins:
- a CDS encoding TIGR03885 family FMN-dependent LLM class oxidoreductase has protein sequence MTEYGIHASHEQIPPAELLAAMVAAERAGFDAAMCSDHFSPWSSRQGESAFAWSWLGAALQATNLSFGVVNAPGQRYHPAIIAQAIGTLGAMYPGRFWAALGSGEYSNEHITGEPWPRKDVREARLLESVEVIRGLLAGEEVTRDGLVKVDRARLWTRPETAPPLIGAAVSTKTAAWCARWADGLVTVNAPEDHLRAMIEQYRGAGGRGPVCLQVHLSWAPTQHEAEAIAHDQWRSNIFAPPVCWDLETVEHFDVVSEDVTVEQVGKVVNISADLEEHIEKLRGYAALGFDRIYLHHVGQDLTPFIETFGAKVLPALR, from the coding sequence ATGACGGAGTACGGCATTCACGCCTCGCACGAGCAGATCCCGCCCGCCGAGTTGCTGGCCGCCATGGTGGCCGCGGAACGCGCCGGCTTCGACGCGGCGATGTGCTCCGATCACTTCTCGCCGTGGAGCAGCCGCCAGGGGGAATCGGCGTTCGCCTGGTCCTGGCTGGGGGCCGCGCTGCAGGCGACCAACCTGTCCTTCGGGGTCGTCAACGCGCCCGGGCAGCGCTATCACCCGGCGATCATCGCGCAGGCCATCGGGACCCTCGGGGCGATGTATCCGGGCCGGTTCTGGGCCGCCCTGGGCAGCGGCGAATACAGCAACGAGCACATCACCGGTGAGCCGTGGCCGCGCAAGGACGTACGGGAAGCTCGTCTGCTGGAGAGCGTCGAGGTGATTCGCGGTCTGCTGGCGGGGGAGGAGGTCACCCGGGACGGGCTGGTGAAGGTCGACCGGGCCCGGTTGTGGACCCGGCCCGAGACGGCGCCCCCGCTGATCGGCGCCGCGGTGAGCACGAAGACCGCCGCGTGGTGCGCGCGCTGGGCCGACGGGCTGGTCACGGTCAACGCACCCGAGGACCACCTGCGCGCGATGATCGAGCAGTACCGCGGCGCCGGCGGGCGCGGCCCGGTCTGCCTGCAGGTGCACCTGAGCTGGGCGCCGACGCAGCACGAGGCCGAGGCGATCGCGCACGACCAGTGGCGCAGCAACATCTTCGCCCCGCCGGTCTGCTGGGACCTCGAGACCGTCGAGCACTTCGACGTCGTGTCCGAGGACGTGACAGTCGAGCAGGTGGGCAAGGTCGTGAACATCTCGGCCGACCTCGAGGAGCACATCGAGAAGCTGCGGGGCTACGCGGCGCTCGGTTTCGACCGCATCTACCTGCACCACGTCGGACAGGACCTGACCCCGTTCATCGAGACGTTCGGGGCCAAGGTCCTGCCCGCGCTGCGCTGA
- a CDS encoding class I SAM-dependent methyltransferase, which produces MTWRKYLLIPRLTLTALGAPRDQARAWDRYWTSVSRTGPGGDVLWEADEPAEHERLAAALKQHAAPGLPMVDLGCGSGRRTYELSDFAPRVIGVDGSAAAIARATPAGDDRVTFRVADVGAPGLGERLHGELGDANVHIRGVLHVLDDDARHALAGNVAALLGERGTLFLSETDHAGDPLDYLLDQGARPTRLPPLVDRLIRAGVRAPRRFGAAETEAVFPAGEWEIVDQGRSEVYGVPLEPGGPVQRVPAWSAVIRRRRSRR; this is translated from the coding sequence GTGACGTGGCGCAAGTATCTGCTGATCCCCCGCCTGACCCTCACCGCACTCGGCGCACCCCGCGACCAGGCCCGCGCGTGGGATCGCTATTGGACATCCGTCTCCCGTACGGGTCCCGGCGGCGACGTGTTGTGGGAAGCCGACGAGCCGGCCGAGCACGAGCGCCTGGCCGCCGCGCTGAAGCAGCACGCCGCGCCCGGCCTGCCCATGGTCGACCTCGGCTGCGGATCGGGGCGCCGCACGTACGAGTTGAGCGACTTCGCCCCGCGCGTCATCGGTGTCGACGGGTCGGCCGCCGCGATCGCCCGCGCCACCCCGGCCGGCGATGACCGGGTCACGTTCCGGGTGGCCGACGTCGGCGCCCCGGGGCTCGGCGAGCGGCTGCACGGCGAGCTCGGTGACGCCAACGTGCACATCCGGGGCGTGCTGCACGTGCTCGACGACGACGCCCGCCACGCGCTGGCCGGAAACGTCGCGGCGCTGCTGGGGGAGCGGGGCACGCTCTTCCTCAGCGAGACCGACCACGCGGGCGACCCGCTCGACTACCTGCTCGACCAGGGGGCCCGGCCGACCCGGCTGCCGCCGCTGGTGGACAGACTGATCCGGGCCGGGGTGCGGGCGCCGCGGCGGTTCGGGGCCGCGGAGACCGAAGCCGTCTTCCCGGCCGGCGAGTGGGAGATCGTCGACCAGGGCCGCAGCGAGGTCTACGGGGTGCCGCTGGAGCCGGGCGGCCCGGTCCAGCGGGTCCCCGCGTGGAGTGCGGTGATCAGGAGGCGGCGGTCGCGTCGTTGA
- a CDS encoding LCP family protein, giving the protein MPPQTAMQGDRVARPGRSNTYGGGGTYGGGGGPSGSPAAKGKKKSKRHKSPLWAKLLTTFGVILALVGVGGIVVVKYFLNQLTSNIQTTSSVLDSNGLGNKTVPVGKLPDGAMNLLMLGLDTRTGWGEGESRSDTILILHITASHDQAYMISIPRDTVAKIPADESMGVREQTTKINAAYLFGSQNGRGWQGGAKLATKAIHELTGIEFDGVMVIDFNGFKGILEAMGGVHLCVDKRMWSSHYVVNNGKVEYAHGKDPTSPPRNALWFEKGCRNMQPWEALEFSRLRHSTNGDYDRQRHQQQLLRAMAKKASSSGVMGNPTKVSKILAAAGKSLKMDTHGVPVDSFIFGLKGLAAGDLIPIKTNGGTFAPGQGGGEGISDDTRKLFEATSADRLPEFLGRHPEMLINDATAAS; this is encoded by the coding sequence ATGCCGCCACAGACCGCCATGCAGGGCGATCGGGTAGCCCGTCCGGGCCGCAGCAACACCTACGGCGGGGGCGGCACCTACGGCGGCGGGGGCGGCCCCTCCGGTTCCCCGGCAGCCAAGGGCAAAAAGAAGTCCAAGCGCCACAAATCGCCGCTGTGGGCGAAACTGCTGACCACGTTCGGCGTGATCCTGGCCCTGGTCGGGGTGGGCGGCATCGTGGTCGTGAAGTACTTCCTCAATCAGCTGACGTCGAACATTCAGACGACGTCGAGCGTGCTCGACTCCAACGGCCTGGGCAACAAGACCGTGCCGGTCGGCAAGCTGCCCGACGGCGCGATGAACCTGCTGATGCTCGGCCTCGACACGCGCACCGGGTGGGGCGAGGGTGAGTCCCGCTCGGACACGATCCTGATCCTGCACATCACCGCCTCGCACGACCAGGCGTACATGATCTCGATCCCGCGCGACACGGTGGCCAAGATCCCGGCCGACGAGTCGATGGGTGTCCGCGAGCAGACCACCAAGATCAACGCGGCCTACCTCTTCGGCTCGCAGAACGGGCGCGGCTGGCAGGGCGGCGCCAAGCTGGCCACCAAGGCCATCCACGAGCTGACCGGCATCGAGTTCGACGGTGTCATGGTCATCGACTTCAACGGCTTCAAGGGCATCCTCGAGGCGATGGGCGGCGTGCACCTCTGCGTCGACAAGCGGATGTGGTCGAGCCACTACGTGGTCAACAACGGCAAGGTCGAGTACGCGCACGGCAAGGACCCGACATCGCCGCCGCGCAACGCCCTCTGGTTCGAGAAGGGCTGCCGCAACATGCAGCCGTGGGAGGCGCTGGAGTTCTCGCGCCTGCGGCACTCGACGAACGGCGACTACGACCGTCAACGCCACCAGCAGCAGCTGCTGCGCGCGATGGCCAAGAAGGCCAGCAGCTCGGGCGTGATGGGCAACCCGACCAAGGTCTCCAAGATCCTGGCCGCGGCCGGCAAGTCGCTCAAGATGGACACGCACGGCGTGCCCGTCGACAGCTTCATCTTCGGCCTCAAGGGCCTGGCCGCCGGTGACCTGATCCCGATCAAGACCAACGGCGGCACGTTCGCGCCCGGCCAGGGCGGCGGCGAGGGCATCTCCGACGACACGCGCAAGCTGTTCGAGGCGACCTCGGCCGACCGGCTGCCCGAGTTCCTGGGCCGGCACCCCGAGATGCTGATCAACGACGCGACCGCCGCCTCCTGA